The DNA window GAATCGGCAGTTCCGGAAGGCCGAGCCGACGTGCTCGGACTCGGCGAGATCGACACCGCGGAAGTCGCACTCGTCGAACACCACCCGCTCGGTACGCAGTCGACTGAGATCATCGTCGCGGAAGTCGTGTGCGACGAACTCCCTCTCGATCCAGACTTCTTCGTCGTTGTCCACCGACTCAGCCGGGAAGCGAGGTCAGGACGTCGAGCGCATACTCGGTGACCTCGATCAATGCCGCCCGGCCCGAGTGGGGGTCACGGGCGTCGACCGACACCACCGGTATGTGATCCGAAAGTGCCAACGCCTTGCGCACCGCGTGGGTGGAATACTTTGGCGCTCCGTCGAATTCGTTGACCGCAATCAGGAAGGGCAGACCGCGCGCTTCGAAGAAGTCGACCGCGGCAAAGCTGTCCTGCAGGCGGCGGACGTCGACCAGAATGACCGCTCCGATGGCGCCGCGGATGAGGTCATCCCACATGAACCAGAACCTGCGCTGGCCGGGTGTGCCGAACAGGTAAAGCACCAAGTCCTCGTCGAGGGTGATGCGACCGAAGTCCATGGCCACTGTCGTGGTGGTCTTCGACGGGGTCGCCTCCAGTCCGTCGACGCCTTTGGATGCGTTGGTCACCAACGCCTCGGTCCGCAGCGGCATGATTTCGGAGACCGCGCCCACGAACGTCGTCTTGCCCGCTCCGAATCCACCGGATATGACGATCTTCGTCGAGGCGGCGGCCCGCCTCGCCGAGGGGTCCGTCGAGGCATGCCGCCGCTCAGAGTGCCCTGAGGCCACGCAGCGTCCTTCCTATGAGTTCTCGTCGCTCTTCGTTGCTGACCGAATCGCCGAGTGTGGTGTGCACCTGGAGATAACCCTGCGTCACGAGATCACCGATCAGTACCCGCGCCACGCCGAGCGGTAGGGCCAATCCCGCGGCGATCTCGGCGACGGACGGCAGATCGGCACTCATCGTCAGGATCTGGCCGCGTACATCGTTTCCCGGCCACCGCGGCGGCTTCGCCGTTGCGGGCTTACCGATCGGCGCCTCCAACGGCAGATGAAACCGCGCCTCGGTGCGGCCTGCGGTCAGCGTGTACGGGCGGACCAGACTCGGTTCGCCCGCGACCTCCCGCTCCCATAGCGGTCCCCCGGTCGTCCCCTGCGCTACGCGCGGGGGCCCATCGCTCCTGCCCTCCGGATGGTCCACTGGCCGCTCACAGATGCTGTGGTGCGCGCCGCCGTGACGACTGGACCACGGTGCCCACACGTTCCACCAGAATCGCCATTTCGTAACCGATTTGGCCGATGTCACAGTTGCGCGATGCGAGCGTTGCGAGGTTCGAACCGTCGCCGACCCGCATCAACAGCAGATAGCCGTTCTCCATCTCGACGACCGACTGCATGACGTATCCGCCGTCGAACAGTTGCGCGGCGCCGGTCGACAGGCTGGCCAGCCCGGAAGCGACCGCGGCCAGTTGGTCAGCGCGTTCCACCGGAATGTGCTCACTGGACGCCATCAGGAGCCCGTCGGCCGACACCAGCACGGCGTGGGTGACTCCGGATACCTCGTTGGCGAACTTGGAGACCAGCCAGTCGAGCGAATCACGCTGCGTCGATCGTGGCGGGTGGTTCATTGGTTATCTGTTCCTCTGGTCTCTCGCCCGTGCGAGCGGCCCGCGTGAACGCCACCGAAATGGCTGCTGATACTCGCGCGGACAGCATCGGGATCGCGCGGCGGGTGGGGAGCTCCGCCTTCCGATGATGCGTCCGACTCCGGGGAGCCGAACTCAGCCGCCGATGCTACCTCTTCGTTGTCGTCAGCGTTGCGGTGAGCGCCGGTGCTGCGGTGGAGCCCAGCCTTGCTACCTGCAGATTCAGCCGCGCCGGGAACCAGTCGGGCGCCGGGTTCGCGCACCGGCAGACCTTCCTCGGTGCGCTGCTGAACAGGGGCTTCCTCGGCCGCCTCCGCTGCGGACCAGCCGCTGTCCCACACCGATTCCCAGTTCAGATCCGCACTGTTGGCCAAGTCGCTCGGATCGACCAGCCACTCGGAGAGCATCTTCTGGTAGATGGCGTCGTCAGAGCCCGCGGTGGCCGACGGCTCGGGCTGGGCCGAAACCTCGGGCTGGAACTGCCGCTCCTGCGGTTCGAACGCAGGATCAGACTCTTGGCCCGCGGCCTGCTGTCGGGCCGCAAAGAAGCCCGACGTGTCGGTCGGCCGGTCGGCGGGTGCCGCTGGTGCGCCCCTGTCGGGCGTCTGCGCCGGCATGGAATCCGCCGGCCAGTCGTCCTCCGGCCAGACGTCCTCCTGCTGGTTTTGCTGCGCGGCCGCAGCCGGCGCCAACGAGGCGGGAACGTCGGATATCCCACTGGCGCCGGGATGGCGTTGCGGCAACAACGCGACCGGTACCTCGGAGTGGCCGTTGCGATGCTGCGGGGCTTCGTATTCACCAGAGTCGTATTCACCAGAGTCGTACTCACCCCAGCTGTCGCCGTGATCTTCGTCGAGTGCAAGAGCGGTCGATATGCCCGCGTGCGCATCGGCGGCGTACTCGGGTTCACCGAACTGATGGGGCGCATCCGCACCGCCGAGCAGTTCGGTGGGCACGTAAACCCCTGCAGTGGTGCCCGAATTCGGTTCGCCGGCAATCGTGCTGCGCAACCTGACCACCAGGCCGTGCTGCGATGCGAGGCGACCGACCACGAACAGACCCATGTGTCGCGCGGTGTAGGGGGTGACCTCGCCGCCGGATTGCAGACGCGTATTGGCGACGCGCAGATCCGAATCAGTCATGCCAAGTCCGATGTCGCTGACCTCGATGACGAGGCCGCCCTTACCGGTGTGCACCGCAGACACCCGCACCTGTGAGATCGGCGGCGAGTGACGCAGCGCGTTGTCGAGCAGCTCGGCGAGCAGATGAACCAGATCGCCCGCGACGGAGCCGGCGACCTCGCTGTCGGGGACCGTCGCGGTGACCACCCGCGTGTAGTCCTCGACCTCGGAGGCCGCCGCGTTGATGACTGCCGAAACGGGCACCGGCTCCGCCTGCTCGCGAGGTACTTTCGCGCCGGCGAGCACCAGCAGGTTGGCGCCGTTGCGGCGCATCCGGGCGGCCAGGTGATCGAGGCGGAAAAGGCTCTCCAGTCGCTCCGGGTCCTCCTCGTTGCGCTCGAGCCGGTCGATGAGCGACAGCTGCTGGTCGACCAGTGAGCGACTGCGGCGTGAAAGCGTCTCGAACATGTCGCCCACCTGCAACTGCAGCCGCGACTGCTCGCCGGCCAGCAGCACCGCCTGCTCGTGCAGCTCGTCGACGGCGTGCGCGACCTGCCCCACCTCTTCGGAGGTGTGCACCGGAATTGGATCGATCGGCCCCGGATCCCCACCCGCACGCACGAGCTCGATTTCGCGGGCCAGATCGTCGTGGGCGACCCGCAGCGCAGCGTCCCGCAGTCGGCGCAGAGGCCGCACGAGCGATAGGGCCACCACGATGACCACGATGAGTGCCAGCAGCATCGCGCCACCGACGACCGCCGCGTCGCGGATGGCGGCCGTGCGCTGCACGGCGGCCCGCTCCTGCACTGTGGAGGTCACCGACGCCGTCGTGTCGGTGATGATCTGGCCGGCGATCTGATCGGTGATCGCTTCGGACGCCCGCAGCTCCGGGTTGTTGACCAGGACGGCTGCCGGATCCGACATGATCGCCAACCGCTTGACCATCTCGCCTTGCAGCTGCTGGGCTTCGGCCGAGCCGACGCCGAGCACCTGGCTCATCCCGAACAGCGTCGAGGGCTCCGTACCGGCCAACGCGAACATTCTGGTCCGCAGCTCGGGTTCGGGCAGTTCACCGCCGAGATTCACCAACAGCTGCTGCATCGTCATCTGGCCACGGGCACCGACGGCACGGGACAGCCCGAGGGTTGCGGCCGTGATCCGCTCATCGTCGACGCGCACCGAACCGTTGATGGCGTCCTCGGCGGTCAGCAGAATCGGCGCGTAGGTGGTGATGCGCTCGAACAGGTTGATGTTGTTGGAGGTGACCTTGTCCATCAGCGCCTGGCCGTCGGCGATCATGCTCGAGACGCCCTTGCTGACGTCGTCCGCGTTGTCAGTTTCGGATAGCCGGCGCTGCAATTCCTGCCTGCTGGAATCGAACTCGGTAAGCGCGGACTGTGGATCGGCTCCGGTGGAACTCGCCAACATTGCACCGTCGAGTGCGGCCATGTAGTTCACGATCGCCGGCACCATTTCGGTGCGGTCGGCGGCGCGACGCAAATCTGAGGCGTCGGTGACGCTGCTGTAGATGCGCAGGCCGCCAAACACGCCGGCGAGTACGACTGGCACCAAAACGATCGCGAACACTTTCCAGCGAACCGGCCAATTGGACACTGACAATCGGCTCGGCCGCTTGGGTGGCGGCGCGGCTTTGGACTCGAAATTGGCAACCGCGTCGCCGGACGGCGTGAGCTGCGAAAAGGCACTCATCGGCGGCTGTCTGCGTTTTCGGCCGCGTGCCGGCATATCAATTTTGGAGGGTGGTTCATATGCTTCCTGCTATTCGCCCGCATCGTCGGGCTGGCGGTGCGCCTGGCAATTGATCGAGTATGCCAGTCGTCACGTGCTGACTCCACAATTCTTACTGAACAGACAGAGTTCATAACGCCAGCTTCGAGTCGCATTGTGGTAACGGAGCAAACACGTTTTGGACTGTCGGCCCCACCGAGGCAATGATCTACGAATGTTCCGCGTGCTGTTCTTCTCGCCGCGTATCGCGCCCAACACCGGTAATGCGATCCGAATGGTCGCCGGGACCGGCTGCGAATTGCATCTCGTCGAGCCGCTCGGATTCGATTTGTCCGAACCCAAGCTACGCCGCGCCGGCCTGGACTACCACGACCTGGCGTCAGTCACCGTGCACCGCGACCTGGACGCAGCATGGGAGGCCATGGCACCGCAGCGCGTGTATGCGTTCACCGCCCATGCCAGCGCGCGGTTCGATGACGTCAGGTATGAGCCGGGCGACGTGGTCATGTTCGGACCCGAACCGACCGGTCTCGACGCGGCGACGCTGGCCGACCCCCACATCACCGCGCAGCTGCGCATCCCGATGCTCGCCGGTAGGCGGTCGCTGAATCTTTCGAATGCCGCCGCGGTCGTCGTCTACGAAGCGTGGCGGCAGCACGGGTTCGACGGCGCTGTCTGATCAGCTCACCACGAGTTCCAGTGTGTGAACTGTTCGGCGGGTAGCCGATTGGCACGACGGAAGTCGGTGCCCTTGGTGTAAGCGATCGGGAACAGGCCGCCCTGCCGGTATTGGTCGAACGGAATGCCGAGGACTTCTGCGGCCAGCTGCTCGCCCTTGCCCACGAGGTGCAGCGTCGTCCACGCCGAGCCCAGACCGCGCGAGCGCAGCGCCAGCATGTAACTCCACACTGCCGGCAGGAGTGAGCCCCAGAAACCGGCGCTGCCCGCTACCGCATCGTCGGGACTGCCCGCCAGGCACGGGATCATCATCACCGGCACCTCGTGGAAGTGCTCGCTGAGGTACATCGCGGAGCTCATCACGCCCCCGACCTGGTCGTCGCGGATGTCGCCATGCGTCGGCCGCTCCCGGTCGAGATACCGCGTGGCGTTGTGGCGGTAGATGTCGGCGAGCGCCTTCTTCTTCTCGGGGTCGTCGACGAAGATCCACTGCCACCCCTGGGTGTTGGACCCCGTCGGCGCTTGAAGCGCTAGCTCGAGACATTCCATCAGCACTTCGCGCGGGACCGGCTTCTCCAGGTCCAGTCGCTTGCGCACCGAGCGCGTGGTGGTCAGGACTTCGTCGACGGACAAGTTCAGGGTCATATTCGGAGACTACATTCGGGTGCATGGCGCTCGACTTCACGTGATTGACCACGGTGGCCAAATCCGGCCACCTGATCGTCGTTCGCCGGCGAGGCCACCTTTGATGTCGAGAACGCGGATCCGTTGCGGGACGAGCGATATCCGCGAAGTACGAGGGCTAGGTACGCGGGGGCTGCACCCGGGCCGGACGCAGGGCGACTGCGCATAGGCCCACGAGTGCGATCGCCACGAACGCCGCACTGGGGCCCACGACATCGATCAGCGATCCAACCGCGGGCGCTCCCAACGCTTGCCCGGCGGCGATGGTGAAGAACGACAAGCCGACCCCGAACGACGTCCGGTCCGCGTAGAGCCGCACGCACCACAGCAGGAGAAGTCCCGTCAGACTGATGTAAGCCGCGCCAAACAACGCGGCCGCGACGATGATCATGACAAGGCTCGACGGCACCACGGCCAACATCACCGTTGCCGAGGCCATCGCGACCGTTGCCATTACCCAGGCCCAACGCAAGCCGATTCGATCGACAGCGTCACCGGCGAATGCACCGATGATGCCCGCAGCGCCGAGCACAATCCACATCAGCGAGGAGCGCGTCGTGTCCGCACCACCGGCAGTAGTGATCAGGTCGCGACCGAAGGTCCAGACCGCAACGCTGCCAATGCCCATCAGCAAGGAGGCCGCCAGTAGACCGAGAGTGCCTGGATGCCAGGTTTTTTCGATGTCATCCTTGGCCGGTCGACTCGGCGACTTGGGTACCGCCAGCATCACGCCGATGGTCACCAACGCGGACACGATCGCGTAGACCGCCCATGCGACGCGCCACTGAT is part of the Mycolicibacterium tusciae JS617 genome and encodes:
- a CDS encoding tRNA (cytidine(34)-2'-O)-methyltransferase; amino-acid sequence: MFRVLFFSPRIAPNTGNAIRMVAGTGCELHLVEPLGFDLSEPKLRRAGLDYHDLASVTVHRDLDAAWEAMAPQRVYAFTAHASARFDDVRYEPGDVVMFGPEPTGLDAATLADPHITAQLRIPMLAGRRSLNLSNAAAVVVYEAWRQHGFDGAV
- a CDS encoding ATP-binding protein, giving the protein MSAFSQLTPSGDAVANFESKAAPPPKRPSRLSVSNWPVRWKVFAIVLVPVVLAGVFGGLRIYSSVTDASDLRRAADRTEMVPAIVNYMAALDGAMLASSTGADPQSALTEFDSSRQELQRRLSETDNADDVSKGVSSMIADGQALMDKVTSNNINLFERITTYAPILLTAEDAINGSVRVDDERITAATLGLSRAVGARGQMTMQQLLVNLGGELPEPELRTRMFALAGTEPSTLFGMSQVLGVGSAEAQQLQGEMVKRLAIMSDPAAVLVNNPELRASEAITDQIAGQIITDTTASVTSTVQERAAVQRTAAIRDAAVVGGAMLLALIVVIVVALSLVRPLRRLRDAALRVAHDDLAREIELVRAGGDPGPIDPIPVHTSEEVGQVAHAVDELHEQAVLLAGEQSRLQLQVGDMFETLSRRSRSLVDQQLSLIDRLERNEEDPERLESLFRLDHLAARMRRNGANLLVLAGAKVPREQAEPVPVSAVINAAASEVEDYTRVVTATVPDSEVAGSVAGDLVHLLAELLDNALRHSPPISQVRVSAVHTGKGGLVIEVSDIGLGMTDSDLRVANTRLQSGGEVTPYTARHMGLFVVGRLASQHGLVVRLRSTIAGEPNSGTTAGVYVPTELLGGADAPHQFGEPEYAADAHAGISTALALDEDHGDSWGEYDSGEYDSGEYEAPQHRNGHSEVPVALLPQRHPGASGISDVPASLAPAAAAQQNQQEDVWPEDDWPADSMPAQTPDRGAPAAPADRPTDTSGFFAARQQAAGQESDPAFEPQERQFQPEVSAQPEPSATAGSDDAIYQKMLSEWLVDPSDLANSADLNWESVWDSGWSAAEAAEEAPVQQRTEEGLPVREPGARLVPGAAESAGSKAGLHRSTGAHRNADDNEEVASAAEFGSPESDASSEGGAPHPPRDPDAVRASISSHFGGVHAGRSHGRETRGTDNQ
- a CDS encoding MFS transporter, which gives rise to MTRSVYLLVAAGCALIACCYGFARFSYGLFAPVFTDTFGLTPTLTGVIGAGSYVGYCAAIIASLLLTERLGARRVAVAAGVVATVGISIVAMATSPWALAVGVLVAGCSTGIASPPLAAAVAEFVPSSAADRAQTVVNGGTGIGVVWSAPIALLLLDQWRVAWAVYAIVSALVTIGVMLAVPKSPSRPAKDDIEKTWHPGTLGLLAASLLMGIGSVAVWTFGRDLITTAGGADTTRSSLMWIVLGAAGIIGAFAGDAVDRIGLRWAWVMATVAMASATVMLAVVPSSLVMIIVAAALFGAAYISLTGLLLLWCVRLYADRTSFGVGLSFFTIAAGQALGAPAVGSLIDVVGPSAAFVAIALVGLCAVALRPARVQPPRT
- a CDS encoding GTP-binding protein: MASGHSERRHASTDPSARRAAASTKIVISGGFGAGKTTFVGAVSEIMPLRTEALVTNASKGVDGLEATPSKTTTTVAMDFGRITLDEDLVLYLFGTPGQRRFWFMWDDLIRGAIGAVILVDVRRLQDSFAAVDFFEARGLPFLIAVNEFDGAPKYSTHAVRKALALSDHIPVVSVDARDPHSGRAALIEVTEYALDVLTSLPG
- a CDS encoding roadblock/LC7 domain-containing protein — protein: MNHPPRSTQRDSLDWLVSKFANEVSGVTHAVLVSADGLLMASSEHIPVERADQLAAVASGLASLSTGAAQLFDGGYVMQSVVEMENGYLLLMRVGDGSNLATLASRNCDIGQIGYEMAILVERVGTVVQSSRRRAPQHL
- a CDS encoding nitroreductase family protein, with the translated sequence MTLNLSVDEVLTTTRSVRKRLDLEKPVPREVLMECLELALQAPTGSNTQGWQWIFVDDPEKKKALADIYRHNATRYLDRERPTHGDIRDDQVGGVMSSAMYLSEHFHEVPVMMIPCLAGSPDDAVAGSAGFWGSLLPAVWSYMLALRSRGLGSAWTTLHLVGKGEQLAAEVLGIPFDQYRQGGLFPIAYTKGTDFRRANRLPAEQFTHWNSW
- a CDS encoding DUF742 domain-containing protein, coding for MDHPEGRSDGPPRVAQGTTGGPLWEREVAGEPSLVRPYTLTAGRTEARFHLPLEAPIGKPATAKPPRWPGNDVRGQILTMSADLPSVAEIAAGLALPLGVARVLIGDLVTQGYLQVHTTLGDSVSNEERRELIGRTLRGLRAL